GAATGTCTGGTGAATCAATAACACCTTTTAACATTGTCAAGAATTCAGGTACAATTCCTTCTACGTTATCTGTAACGTAAACTTGGTTTTGGTACAACTGAATTTTGTCTTTCTGAATCTGCATATCTGTACCCAGTTTAGGGAAGTACAAAATACCAGTTAAGTTGAATGGATAATCAACATTTAAGTGAATGTGGAATAAAGGCTCTTCGAACTGCATTGGATACAATTCTCTGTAGAAGCTTTTATAATCTTCATCAGATAATTCAGAAGGTTGTTTAGTCCAAGCAGGATTTGGGTTATTAATGATGTTGTCAGTTTCAACAGTTTCGTTAACGTAATCTTCTGGTGCATCTTCTGGTTTTGGAAGTGTTTCAGTTCTGGTTCCAAATTTAATTGGAATAGGCATAAATTTGTTGTACTTATTCAATAAACCACTGATTTTAGAATCATCTAAAAATTCAAGAGAATCTTCGGCAATGTGAAGGATGATTTCTGTACCACGTGAAGTTTTGTCAGCAGGCTCTAAAGTGAACTCAGGGCTTCCGTCGCATGTCCAATGCGCAGCCGGTTCATCTTTATATGATTTGGTAATGATTTCAACTTTTTCAGCTACCATAAAAGCAGAGTAGAAACCAAGACCAAAATGTCCGATAATTCCAGAATCTTTTGCAGAATCTTTGTATTTATCTAAAAATTCTTCAGCTCCAGAAAAAGCAACCTGATTGATGTATTTTTCAACTTCATCAGCAGTCATACCGATACCTTGGTCAATAATGTGGATTTTTTTGCCTTCTTTGTCCACTTTAACCTCAATAATTGGATTTCCGTATTCTACTTTAGCTTCGCCAATGCTAATAAGATGTTTTAATTTTAAAGTAGCATCGGTTCCATTAGAAACAAGCTCTCTCAAGAAAATTTCGTGATCGCTGTATAAGAACTTTTTGATTAAAGGAAAAATGTTTTCTACTGAAACATTAATTTTACCTGTTGCCATATTTTTTAATTTTTATTTAATGTGATGATTTTCATTTATTCAAATAAAATACCAATTGTAATTTGGGTGACAAAATGTCGGAAATGTTAATTTTGAAAGAAAATAAATAGATTCTAAAACGAAAAATATCTGAACGAATCGTATATTTGTGGTACAATAATTGTTAAAAAGGCAAGTATTAATCTAAAAAAATTGTACAAAATGAAGAAGAGTATTTTTATATGCATGATTGCCGCTATGTTTTTTGCGTGTAAATCAGCTTCGTCGACAGCTTCAACAGAACCAACGCTTTCTAAAAAACTTGACAGACCTACACAAGTAGCGATTAAAGGGAATTGGGTGCTAACTAATGTATCTTATGCAGGTTCTGATTATATTAAGGTAAACTCATTTGACCTTGCAGATTCTAAATGTTTAATAGGTAGTTCATGGAATTTTATTTCAAATAATAATAAAGGATCTATGACTTTAAACGCTCCTAGTTGTACAGCATTCTCTTCTCCAATTGTTTGGAGTATTAACAACCAAGGTTTGTTTGTACTTAAAATTCTTGATGCAGGTGAAAAAGCTAAAAAAGTAAGAGAAGGATACCTTCTTAAAGTTGCCGGTTTAACTGATAATTCTTTTCAGTTAATTGATAATATCAATGTAGGCGGACAGGTAAAAGATGTTACTTACCAATTTCAAAGAGCTAATTAAAAAGAGCTAATTAATATTTAAAAATGATAAAGATGAAAAAGATAACAGTTTTAGGTTTAAGCAGCTTACTAGTATTAGTTAGTTTATTTGCAAGTTGTGATTCAGTAAAAAATGCAAACAATACACAAAAAGGAGCCGGAATTGGTGCTGTAGCAGGTGGTGTTATTGGCGCTGTTTTAGGTAATAACTTAGGAAAAGGCGGAAACGCTGCCTTAGGAGCTGCAATTGGAGCTGCTGTAGGTGGTGGTACAGGAGCCCTTATTGGAAACAAAATGGATAAACAAGCCCGTGAAATCGATCAGGCTTTACCAGGTGCTTCTGTAGAAAGAGTTGGAGAAGGAATCCACTTAACTTTAAATGAAAATTCAGTACGTTTTGATACTAATAAATCAACACTTACTCCTCAAGCAAAAGCAAACTTAGACAAATTAGTTCCTGTATTTAACGAATATGGAGAAACTAATATTGAAATTTTCGGTTATACTGATAACACAGGAAAACCAGAGTACAACTTAACACTTTCAGGACAAAGAGCTGCATCTGTGCAAGCTTATTTAGTATCTAAAGGATTAAAATCTAGCCGTTTCAAAACTTCAGGTTTAGGAATCGCTGATCCAATCGCTACAAACGATACTCCAGAAGGAAGAGCTCAAAACCGTCGTGTTGAATTTGCAATTACTGCAAACGACAAAATGGTAAATGATGCTAAAGCAGAAGCTGGAAAATAGGTTTCTAATAAAATAAAATAATAAAAAAGCTGTTTCAATTATGAAGCAGCTTTTTTTTGACTTTAGAAATAACATTGTAAATTTGACATTTCAAATACAACTCATGCTTGACATTCAAAATATATCTTTTTCATATACAGATACACCTGTTATAAAAAACATTTCATTTACCATTAATAAAGGTGATAATATTGCCATTATTGGAGAAAGCGGATGCGGGAAAAGTACACTGCTTAAACTGA
This is a stretch of genomic DNA from Flavobacterium endoglycinae. It encodes these proteins:
- the htpG gene encoding molecular chaperone HtpG, with the translated sequence MATGKINVSVENIFPLIKKFLYSDHEIFLRELVSNGTDATLKLKHLISIGEAKVEYGNPIIEVKVDKEGKKIHIIDQGIGMTADEVEKYINQVAFSGAEEFLDKYKDSAKDSGIIGHFGLGFYSAFMVAEKVEIITKSYKDEPAAHWTCDGSPEFTLEPADKTSRGTEIILHIAEDSLEFLDDSKISGLLNKYNKFMPIPIKFGTRTETLPKPEDAPEDYVNETVETDNIINNPNPAWTKQPSELSDEDYKSFYRELYPMQFEEPLFHIHLNVDYPFNLTGILYFPKLGTDMQIQKDKIQLYQNQVYVTDNVEGIVPEFLTMLKGVIDSPDIPLNVSRSGLQADGAVKKISNYITRKVADKLKALFNENRADFEAKWNDIKIVLEYGMLSEEKFYEKAGAFVLYPTVDYTYFTLDELKEKLKENQTDKDGKLVILYAGNKDAQHSYIQAAKDKGYEVLLLDSPIISHLIQKIENDNSGLTFVRVDSDHIDNLIKKEENTISKLSDDEKAALKTSLEAYIPKAYSVQLEAMDSQAAPFIITQPEFMRRMKEMSQTGGGGMFGMGNMPEMYNLVVNTNSDLASSILNTEDKTHQEHLVKQALDLAKLSQNLLKGEALTAFVKRSFEMIK
- a CDS encoding lipocalin family protein — translated: MKKSIFICMIAAMFFACKSASSTASTEPTLSKKLDRPTQVAIKGNWVLTNVSYAGSDYIKVNSFDLADSKCLIGSSWNFISNNNKGSMTLNAPSCTAFSSPIVWSINNQGLFVLKILDAGEKAKKVREGYLLKVAGLTDNSFQLIDNINVGGQVKDVTYQFQRAN
- a CDS encoding OmpA family protein, with translation MKKITVLGLSSLLVLVSLFASCDSVKNANNTQKGAGIGAVAGGVIGAVLGNNLGKGGNAALGAAIGAAVGGGTGALIGNKMDKQAREIDQALPGASVERVGEGIHLTLNENSVRFDTNKSTLTPQAKANLDKLVPVFNEYGETNIEIFGYTDNTGKPEYNLTLSGQRAASVQAYLVSKGLKSSRFKTSGLGIADPIATNDTPEGRAQNRRVEFAITANDKMVNDAKAEAGK